GAGCAGTAGATATCGTAGATATGGCAATTGTGGCTTATGAAACAGCTTAAATTATGGGTGTTGGGTCTTTCCATGACTGTGTTAGCAGGGTGCCAAACAACATCACATTTAAAACCCGTGATTGAGGATGCCCAAGCTCAAGCTGTGAACCAACCCTTTACTGCCATTAAACAGCAGCAAAAACGCCCCGTGATTGCATTGGTTCTGGGGAGCGGCGGCGCGCGCGGCTATGCCCATATTGGTGTTATTGAGGTTCTGGAGCGGCAAGGGATTCGCCCTGATTTTATTGTGGGTACCAGTGCGGGCAGTATTGTAGGATCGATCTATGCCAGTGGCAAAAGTGCTGCCGAGTTGCGTGATATTGCATTAAAACTCAAAGCCAATGACGTTCGCGAAGTCAATGTGAGCCTCAAGGGCTTTTTTGATGGTAAAAAAGTAGAAGACTATATCAACGAGCAAGTGCATAACCTGCCATTAGAAAAAATGAAAATCCCAATGTATGTGGTGGCAACTGAATTAAAAGATGGCACCCGAACCGTATTTAATTATGGCAATACTGGACAGGCTGTGCGAGCTTCAGCATCCATTCCAAGTATGTTTATCCCAACTAAAATTCATGATGTTGAATATGTCGATGGTGGCTTGGTCAGCCCTGTACCTGTGCAGGTTGCACGTGAGCTGGGGGCAGATGTGGTGATTGCTGTGGATATCCTTGCACAACCGATTCATACCGAAACCAGTAATGTCTGGGGGCTATTCAATCAAAATATCAATATCATGCAAGGGCGTCTGGCCGAAGAAGAACTGAAAGAAGCGGATATCGTGATTCAGCCTGACTTGCGTGAGAAAGCGCATATTTTTGATGTCAAAGGCCGTGAGATGACCATGCAAGCAGGTGTTGATGCTGCCAATGAAAAGTTAGCTGAAATTCAATGGGCGATTCAAAGTAAAAGCTATCCAGCACAAAATGAACAGCAGGATATTGCCTTGAAAATGAGTACCTCCGTACCACGTTAAATTATTCTGTCATGATTGCCATAATGGACTTAAGTGTTTGAGTCCATTTACTAAAATCGCTTGTCGATAAAAACAAATTGTAAATCATCTACAAAAAGCTATCAAAAAGTTGAAAAAACAGGTAAATAACTACAAATCATCAAACTTTTTATCAGATCATTTTAAGTTTTAGGCCATAGGATGACCTAGTCAAATGAATCGCTACATAACAAGGATTGTTAAACACCATGTTTAAGTCTTTCTTTCCGAATCCGCGTCCGTTTTTTATTTCAGTCATCGTCTGGTTAGCACTCAATATGTTGCTCTGGTATACAGGGGGGCATAGCTGGGGGGAATATCTAGGTTTTCCTAAAGGCTATGCTGATGCTGAGCTATCAATTAATGTCAGTCGCTTCTGGGCACCTTCATTTCTTTGGTTTTATATCTGGTTTTTTATAGCAACAGCATTATTTGCTGGATTTTGGCGGATTTTCTCAGACAATAAATGGCAGCGTTGGTCGATTTGGGGTTCTGCATTTATCCTGTTTAATATCTGGTTCAGTGTTCAGGTTGATGTGGTTATTAATGCTTGGTATCAACCCTTTTATAATTTAATTCAGAAAATGGTATCAAGCGGAGGTGGCGAACTTAATCTGCTTTATACTGAGATGTTGACTTTCATTTTTATTGCGATGGTCTATGTCACAATCGCTGTCCTGAATCTATTTTTTGTCAGCCATTATATTTTTCGCTGGCGTACAGCAATGAATGAATACTATACCCAATTTTGGGATAGACTCCGTCATATTGAAGGTGCTTCACAGCGTGTGCAAGAAGATACCATGCGTTTTGCAAAAACTTCAGAAAGTTTGGGAGTAAGCTTTATTGAAGCAATAATGACCCTGATTGCCTTTTTGCCAATCTTGTTGCAACTTTCAGTTCATGTAAAGGTTTTACCAGTCGTTGGAGAAATTCCCCATGCTTTAATGATTGCTGCTTTAGGTTGGGCAATCTTCGGGACAGTTGTTTTGATGTTGGTGGGATATAAGCTTCCAGGTCTGGAGTTTAATAATCAAAAAGTTGAGGCTGCATACCGTAAAGAATTAGTCTATGGTGAAGATCATGCGACTCGAGCTGATCCTTTAACCTTAAAAGAGCTCTTTAGTAAGGTTCGTTTGAATTATTTTAAATTGTACTTTCATTATACGTATTTTAATTTAGTACGTATCTGGTATCTACAACTAGATAATTTATATGGAATTTTTATACTTGCGCCTTCAATTGCTGCAGGTGCAGTAACTTTAGGAATCATGATGCAAATTCTGAATGTATTCCAACAAGTGAGAAAGTCCTTTCAATACCTTATTACATCATGGCCAACAATTATTGAACTATTATCCATCTATAAGCGTCTTAAAGCGTTTGAAAAGACCTTGGATTAATGGTTTAGTTATTTAAATTGAAAAGCCTTAGCTTGATGCTAGGGCTTTTTTATTACCAACGATTTTAGCCAGTTTGTGGTTTTTATGTGAAAAGTGAATATATATTGCAACGAAAATCACTTTATTTGATGAAACTACTTCACTATAGTCGCTTGATAAAATTAATGATCTCTCATTTTTCTTTTGTATAACTTAGAACCTAAATAAATAGGATAAATCATGAAACCTGTATTGCTTAAAAGTGCATTGGCGCTGGCACTGACGGCTTTTACTGCACATGTATACGCAGACTCTGCCATTCAATCTTCCACAACGCAAAAAATCTCAGGTATTGACCAGCAATATATTGATCACAGTGTGTCTTCCAATCAGGACTTTTATAACTATGTGAATGGCACATGGCTGAAAGATACTGAGATTCCTGCTGATAAATCACGCTGGGGTGCATTCAATGAGTTGCAGGAGTTATCGACCAATCAATTGCACACTATTGTTGAAGCACTGAGCGCACAAAAATGGACAACTGGGACTGTTGAGCAGAAAGTTGCCAGCCTGTATGCCAGTTTCATGGATGAAAAAGAAATTGAGGCACAGGGCATCACACCGTTAAAGCAAGAGTTGGCACGAGTCGATGCAATTGCAAATAAAAAAGAGCTTGCTACGTTAATGGGGCATTTCTCTCGCATCGGGGTCAGAACGCCGTTTGATATCAGTATTGATCAAGACATGAAGCATTCTGATGTGATGATTGCGGGACTGGCACAGCGCAGACTCGGTTTGCCTGACCGTGATTATTATTTAAAAGATGACCAGAAGTTTGTGGAAACACGTACCAAATATCTCAAGCATATTGAACGCATGCTACAACTGGCAGGCGATCAGCAAGCGGCACAGCACGCAAAAGAAATTTTAAAGCTTGAAACCGACTTGGCTAAGATTCAGTGGAGTAATGTCCAGAACCGTGATTTATCTAAGCGTTACAATATTTACCGACTGAAAGACTTAAACAAGTTGAGCCGTAGCTTTGATTGGGATGCTTATCTCAATACCGTCGGGGTCAAGGACAAAATCCAGACCATGAACCGTACCGGGTTTGTCGGAGACTCAATATTCTGAGAGACTATTCCGATGAAAAAACCAAACTATACCCCCGAAATTAGAGAAAGAGCGGTTCAATTACTAATTGAATCTGAAAAAGATTATCCATCGAATTGGGCAGCAGTTTCCGCAATTGCTCCTAAAATTGGCTGTACTCCTGAAACACTTCGTGTTTGGTATCAAAAATACTTAGATCAACAAAATCCCGCCAAAGTACAACAGGTATCTGACCAAGAAAAAATGAAGCAAATGGAACGTGAAATTAAAGAATTAAAACGTGCCAATGAAATTCTACGTAAAGCAGCCGCTTTTTTCGCCCAGGCGGAGCTCGACCGCCCACACAAATAATGGTGGATTTTATCCATAACAATAAGGCGTTATATGGTGTTGAAGCGATTTGTAGAATTTTACCGATTGCAGCTTCGACCTATTATCGGGCTTTAGATTTCGTTGATAACCCAGAACATCGAGCGAAACGTGCTCTGCATGATTTACATCATGCAGAGCAAATCAAACGTATTTGGAAAGAAAGTTCAGGTCGATATGGTGTACGTAAAGTTTGGCAAAAATTGAAACGTGAGGGTTATGTTATTGCACGTTGTACAGTTGCTCGATTGATGCAAAAGCTAGGTATACAAGGTGTTTGGCGTGGTAAGAATAAACAAACCACCCGTAGCCGAGATGATCAAAAACGAGCAGATGATTTAGTGAAACGGAATTTTAGTGCTGATCGACCTGACCAATTATGGGTCAGTGACTTTACGTATATTCAAACACATTCAGGCTGGGTCTATACCGCCTTTATTATTGATGTGTTCTCACGAGCAATTGTTGGATGGAAAGTATCTACACGGATGAATACAGATATGGTGCTCGATGCATTGGAGCAAGCATTGCACGATCGAGGCATGCCAAAGAATGTGATTCATCATTCCGATAGAGGTGTTCAATATCTTTCTATTCGCTATACCAATCGTTTAGATGCTGCAAATTTACGAGCATCAGTCGGTACGACAGGTGATTCATACGATAATGCTCTGGCTGAAACGGTGAATGGCTTATACAAAACAGAGGTGATTGAATATTTAAAAGCAGATTGGCAAGGTTTAGCAGATGTACAACTTGCGACACTAAACTGGGTAGATTGGTTCAATAAAAAGCGTGTACACAGTGCACTGGGTTATGTATCGCCTTTTGAGTTTGAAGCAATGTACTATGATAAGATTAACCCGTTAGGTCAGGTGGCCTAACTTAAATAAAAAAGTCTCCGACAAACCCGGTACGGTTCACCATTCAAGTGCATCAAATCAGCTATTTTAAAGCGCTTGATCCTGTCCTCAATCAAACACCTCTCAATGTATGGAAGGCGTATTTTAAATGGAACCTGATCAGTAATTTTTCGCCATTCTTGAACAAAGCCTTGGTTGATGAAAGCTTTGCCTTCTATGGTAAGACTTTACGCGATGTTGCCGAGCAGGAAGTGCGCTGGAAGCGTGGTGTGCAAACTGTGAATGGGGTACTGGGTGATGGTCTGGGCAAGATCTATGTAGAAAAACATTTTTCTGCGGATAAAAAACAGCGTATGGATGCCTTGGTACAGAATCTGATTCAAGCCTATGATCAAAGCATTAGCCAACTGGACTGGATGAGTCCTGCAACCAAATTACAGGCCAAGAAGAAATTAGCCAGTTTGTCGATTAAAGTCGGCTATCCAAACAAATGGCGTGATTATTCTGCGCTAGAGATCAAAGATGGTGACCTGATTGGTAATGTGATTCGTGCCAGAGAGTTTGAACATCAAGACAGTCTGGATAAATTGGGTAAGCCTGTTGATCGTGACGAATGGTTTATGTCACCGCAAACCGTGAATGCCTATTACAACCCGTCATCAAATGAAATCGTTTTTCCTGCTGCAATTCTGCAACCGCCATTTTTTAATATCGATGCCGATGATGCAGTGAATTATGGTGGGATTGGCAGTGTGATCGGGCATGAAATCAGTCATGGTTTTGATGATCAAGGCAGCCAGTTTGATGAGTTGGGTAATATGCGCAACTGGTGGACCAAGCAAGATCATCAGAAATTTAAAGCCAAAACACAGGCCTTGATTGCCCAATACAATGCCTATGAACCCATTGCGGGCTATCACGTCAACGGTGAACTGACTTTGGGTGAAAATATTGCCGATAACTCAGGTCTATCGATTGCTTATAAAGCGTATCAAATTTCGTTAGCAGGGAAGCCTGCGCCTATGATCGAGGGGCGTACCGGTGAGCAGCGCTTCTATATGGGCTGGGCGCAAGTCTGGCGTGCCAAAACCCGTGAAGCGCAAGCGATAGTGTATTTAAAAACTGATCCGCATGCACCCGATAAAGTGCGTGCCAACGGAGCTTTAGTCAATCAAGCGCCGTTCTACGATGCTTTCAAGATCAAAGCGGGAGATAAAATGTATTTAGCGCCTGAAAAACGGGTCAGTATCTGGTAGTTCGAGATGCAATAAAAAACCTGTATCAAGCAGGTTTTTTATTGTCATTTTAAAGGAAGGCGATTCCAAGTCCTGCGCCTGCGGCCATGACCCAGAGGGGATGAATCTTTTTAAACATGCCGAGAATCGCGGTTACAATCACGATGACGACCAAAAGCAGGTTTTGTGCAGATGCATCGGCAATCAACCACGCACTGACCAGAACCAAACCCACGGTAATCGGTTTCAGCGCTTTTTCAAAGCGTGCCCGTAATGGATTGGCTTTAAAGCGTTCCCAGAATTTCAGCGCATAAATGGTAATGATGGAAGATGGGCCAAACTTCGCCAATGAAGTGACTAACAAACCGGCTGGCCCTGCCACATGCCAGCCGACCAAAGGCACAATCATCATATTCGGGCCGGGGGCAGCCTGTGCCATGGCAAACAGTGAACTAAACTGTTCTGCGCTCATCCATTGATGCACGGTCACCACTTGGTGTTGCATTTCAGGCAGGATGGCATTACCACCACCAAAAGCCAGTAGCGAAAGTTGAGTGAATACAATTGCAAGTGTCAGCAAAATCATGATTTTTTCACTCCTAAAACCAGCATATTAATGGCCAGTAAAATTGCTAAAGTCAGGGCTAAGGGCAGCTTGATCCAGATCATAAACACGAAAGTCAGGCCAATGGTAAAAAGAGTCAGATAGCTTTTTAAAATTGGCTTGAGCATCTTAAATCCTGTTGCAAACAGCAAGCCTGCGGCAGCCGCTGCCAAACCTTGAATCATGTGTTTAACGGCAGGGAGATACTGAAAATGCTCATAGACCTGATAGATGATCAGCACAATTGCTGTTGGGGCGGAGATTAAACCGAGCACTGAACTGATCGCACCTTTCACGCCTTGGAATTCCATTCCAATGGCAACGGCCATATTGATGATGTTGCCGCCCGGTAATAACTGGCAGATACCCAGCAAGTCGGTAAATTTGCCAGCATCAATCCATTTATGTTCTTCAACGATAATGCGATGCGCCAGTGGCAAAACACCACCAAAACCCATCAATCCCAATTTCATAAATCCCGTAAAAAGTGCCTTACAATCAGGAGCAGTCGTTAGTGGTTCACTCGCTATTGATAGGGCTTGGGCTTTCATTGGATTACCTTTCTGTTCAACCTTGTGAGCTATAGCATGGAAGATTTGTGGTATATTCACAAATGCTATTTTTGCCGCTATCTATACTTTTAAGGTATGTATGATTGATATTCATAAGCTCAATGCATTCGTTGCTGTGGTAGAAGAAAGCAATATTTCCAAAGCCGCAGTTAGACTGCATATGCAACAGCCACCGTTGACCCGATTGATTAAAAGTCTGGAAGAAGAGCTGGATACCGCTTTGCTCAAACGTCTGCCTCGTGGTGTGGAAGTCACTGAAGCGGGTAAGGCTTTATATCAGGAAGCCATCACCATTTTGGCGCATGCCCAGTCGATTCCCAAACGGGTGAAAAACATTGCCCAAGGTTTGGAAGGTCAGATCAATATTGGCTTTACCAACTCGGCAGGTTTGCATCCTTTTTTGCCTGCCTTATTACGTCAATTCAGGGAACAGTTTCCTGCCGTCGCCATTCATTTGGAAGAAGACAGCAGTACCGCCTTAACCGATGCAGTGATCAATGAAAAACTGGATATCGTTTTTCTGCGCAAACCCGCGCCGATTCATGCCGCAGTTCAAAGCATTCATGTACTGGATGAGCCCTTGATTGTGGCCTTACCGAGTAATCATCCTTTGGTTGAGCAAGAGGGATCAATCCGCCTACTCGATTTAGAGCCGTATGAGTTTGTGTTGTATCGCCGTATTGCGGGGCAGGACCTGTTTGATAATATTTTGGCAAATTGCTATCAGGCCGGGTTTAACCCGAATATTGTGCAGGAAGCACCACGTCTAACTTCGAGCCTTAATCTGATTGCGGCGGGGATTGGATTATCAATTGTCCCCGCATCGATTCAGGATTTCTGGAATAAACAGATTGTGTATAAAGCGCTAGAAGCGAAAAAGCCGTGTATCGCCCCGATTTATGCGATTTGTCGTGCCAAAGGCAATAGTGTTCGGGTGGAGCATTTTTTAAATCTACTCAAAGCCAGTCAAACGACTTGAAAGTTTTAGGTTACTAGTGGCTAAAGTGATAAAAATTTAAAATTGGCCCAAGCAAGTGCTGTTGTGATTGATCCAGAGTGACGGTGATTTCTCTAAAATTAAAGGTGTCCTCGTCATGGTATTTCGCCACACCATGGGTTTTATTGTTGAAGTTCGGAATCTGATAACTAAAGAAAGCCACATTTTTAGAGGGATGAACCACAGTGACCAATTTTTTTGGGTCTTTATAGCCACCAAATTCATTTTCAATACTTTCTTTTAACAGGTTGGGAAAGTAAAGCGTGGCATTGGGCATACCGCAACCGACACAAAAGGATGAATCGTATAATTCTATGGCCTGTTTTTGATTTGGACTCATCAGCAAGGCCGAACCCGTACCATTTGCGCCCGCATGTGCCTCCACATCGTACCAATCTTTAGGTACAAGTACGACACCAATTTCAGGTAGCGCAACTAATTTGAGTTGCTTGGCCTGATGTGTATCTAGCTTAAAGTCAAAATGGCAACTTTTTGCGGTACAGCTTTTAAAGTCTTTTAATAAGCCTTCATCGGCAGGATTCAGTGCTGTGACCCCATAAAAGGGAACACGGACATTGTTGACAAAGGACACTTCGCCCAAGGCATAAATTTGGTTTTCGGACTTTCGCTCTTGAGAAGTGTTTGAAAATTTAGGAAAAATAGGCTGAAAGGTACTAACCTCTGCATGAGTTGAAGTGGTTGATAATGTGAATAAAACAGCGGAAATAGTGATGAATGTTTTCATTTTAGTGTGCATTTTGGTGTGAGTTAAAATTAACATGTTGTTTGAAATATGGGGGAAAGCAGATTTTAATCATAATAAAAAAATAGACTGAATGCTACTTAGGTTTTCATTGCTCTAATTAATAGGATAAGAATTTATAAAGGCTTTTCTAGTTAGAATTCATGCCTTATTACAAAACTATGAATTAATAATAATTACATAATTTAGTTTTTAAAAAATTAAAGGAACAAAGGTAAAGCAACTAATCTAGTGCTGATATTTTCTTAATTAGAGCTAGTCAGATATGCAAGCATTTATAACAAGAGGTTGCTTCACCGATCATGGTGGTAAAATTTTGGAAGGCGAGGAAATATGGTTAGTCGATGGAAAGGCTATTCATCTAGAAGGAATGACTCATTACTGCCCGCGGTGCAAAGTTTTATCAAAAGCGATTGCTACTGAAAGAGGATTCATACAAGTTAATGGACGAAATCCTATTGTTGCTGGTGATGTTTCTACTTGTGGTTCAAGGTATATAAAGATTTCAGATTTAGCTGTCCGTAGCAGTAATTCTGGAAAAGATACTTTCGTAAACGTCGTACCTCTACTAACAGATTATGTAAATGGTCAATTCTTCTCTGATCAATTTATGCTTGTTGACCAGAAAACAGGAAATGTACTATCAGGTATTCCATATTTAATACATAGAGAAAATGGGGAAATAGAAGAAGGCGTTACTGATGAAAATGGATATACAAAAAATATATCGAATAGTGAAAGAGCTGAAAATATAACAATAGAAATCAATAATTTTGATTTGGAAAGATTTTTAATGAAAACTTTAAATAAGACACTTACAGTAGGGGGTAACAATAAAAAGATCCAGTAAAAATTGAGGTGAGAACTTCCTACAGAATTACGATTATGGTAAATAATAACGATGTTATGGTTGGTACTCATGCTGGAATGTTGCTTATCAGCCCGAAGGGGTTT
The DNA window shown above is from Acinetobacter colistiniresistens and carries:
- the sbmA gene encoding peptide antibiotic transporter SbmA, whose product is MFKSFFPNPRPFFISVIVWLALNMLLWYTGGHSWGEYLGFPKGYADAELSINVSRFWAPSFLWFYIWFFIATALFAGFWRIFSDNKWQRWSIWGSAFILFNIWFSVQVDVVINAWYQPFYNLIQKMVSSGGGELNLLYTEMLTFIFIAMVYVTIAVLNLFFVSHYIFRWRTAMNEYYTQFWDRLRHIEGASQRVQEDTMRFAKTSESLGVSFIEAIMTLIAFLPILLQLSVHVKVLPVVGEIPHALMIAALGWAIFGTVVLMLVGYKLPGLEFNNQKVEAAYRKELVYGEDHATRADPLTLKELFSKVRLNYFKLYFHYTYFNLVRIWYLQLDNLYGIFILAPSIAAGAVTLGIMMQILNVFQQVRKSFQYLITSWPTIIELLSIYKRLKAFEKTLD
- a CDS encoding IS3 family transposase (programmed frameshift), whose translation is MKKPNYTPEIRERAVQLLIESEKDYPSNWAAVSAIAPKIGCTPETLRVWYQKYLDQQNPAKVQQVSDQEKMKQMEREIKELKRANEILRKAAGFFRPGGARPPTQIMVDFIHNNKALYGVEAICRILPIAASTYYRALDFVDNPEHRAKRALHDLHHAEQIKRIWKESSGRYGVRKVWQKLKREGYVIARCTVARLMQKLGIQGVWRGKNKQTTRSRDDQKRADDLVKRNFSADRPDQLWVSDFTYIQTHSGWVYTAFIIDVFSRAIVGWKVSTRMNTDMVLDALEQALHDRGMPKNVIHHSDRGVQYLSIRYTNRLDAANLRASVGTTGDSYDNALAETVNGLYKTEVIEYLKADWQGLADVQLATLNWVDWFNKKRVHSALGYVSPFEFEAMYYDKINPLGQVA
- a CDS encoding PAAR domain-containing protein, encoding MQAFITRGCFTDHGGKILEGEEIWLVDGKAIHLEGMTHYCPRCKVLSKAIATERGFIQVNGRNPIVAGDVSTCGSRYIKISDLAVRSSNSGKDTFVNVVPLLTDYVNGQFFSDQFMLVDQKTGNVLSGIPYLIHRENGEIEEGVTDENGYTKNISNSERAENITIEINNFDLERFLMKTLNKTLTVGGNNKKIQ
- a CDS encoding DUF4850 domain-containing protein; the encoded protein is MKTFITISAVLFTLSTTSTHAEVSTFQPIFPKFSNTSQERKSENQIYALGEVSFVNNVRVPFYGVTALNPADEGLLKDFKSCTAKSCHFDFKLDTHQAKQLKLVALPEIGVVLVPKDWYDVEAHAGANGTGSALLMSPNQKQAIELYDSSFCVGCGMPNATLYFPNLLKESIENEFGGYKDPKKLVTVVHPSKNVAFFSYQIPNFNNKTHGVAKYHDEDTFNFREITVTLDQSQQHLLGPILNFYHFSH
- a CDS encoding LysR family transcriptional regulator, encoding MIDIHKLNAFVAVVEESNISKAAVRLHMQQPPLTRLIKSLEEELDTALLKRLPRGVEVTEAGKALYQEAITILAHAQSIPKRVKNIAQGLEGQINIGFTNSAGLHPFLPALLRQFREQFPAVAIHLEEDSSTALTDAVINEKLDIVFLRKPAPIHAAVQSIHVLDEPLIVALPSNHPLVEQEGSIRLLDLEPYEFVLYRRIAGQDLFDNILANCYQAGFNPNIVQEAPRLTSSLNLIAAGIGLSIVPASIQDFWNKQIVYKALEAKKPCIAPIYAICRAKGNSVRVEHFLNLLKASQTT
- a CDS encoding chromate transporter, coding for MKAQALSIASEPLTTAPDCKALFTGFMKLGLMGFGGVLPLAHRIIVEEHKWIDAGKFTDLLGICQLLPGGNIINMAVAIGMEFQGVKGAISSVLGLISAPTAIVLIIYQVYEHFQYLPAVKHMIQGLAAAAAGLLFATGFKMLKPILKSYLTLFTIGLTFVFMIWIKLPLALTLAILLAINMLVLGVKKS
- a CDS encoding patatin-like phospholipase family protein codes for the protein MKQLKLWVLGLSMTVLAGCQTTSHLKPVIEDAQAQAVNQPFTAIKQQQKRPVIALVLGSGGARGYAHIGVIEVLERQGIRPDFIVGTSAGSIVGSIYASGKSAAELRDIALKLKANDVREVNVSLKGFFDGKKVEDYINEQVHNLPLEKMKIPMYVVATELKDGTRTVFNYGNTGQAVRASASIPSMFIPTKIHDVEYVDGGLVSPVPVQVARELGADVVIAVDILAQPIHTETSNVWGLFNQNINIMQGRLAEEELKEADIVIQPDLREKAHIFDVKGREMTMQAGVDAANEKLAEIQWAIQSKSYPAQNEQQDIALKMSTSVPR
- a CDS encoding chromate transporter, translating into MILLTLAIVFTQLSLLAFGGGNAILPEMQHQVVTVHQWMSAEQFSSLFAMAQAAPGPNMMIVPLVGWHVAGPAGLLVTSLAKFGPSSIITIYALKFWERFKANPLRARFEKALKPITVGLVLVSAWLIADASAQNLLLVVIVIVTAILGMFKKIHPLWVMAAGAGLGIAFL